One window of the Ictidomys tridecemlineatus isolate mIctTri1 chromosome 11, mIctTri1.hap1, whole genome shotgun sequence genome contains the following:
- the LOC101973044 gene encoding GTP cyclohydrolase 1: MSLPDRLPSSAVAAVPWRRARFGCRRRSRGVEDNELNLPNLAAAYSSILRSLGEDPQRQGLLKTPLRAARAMQFFTKGYQETISDVLNDAVFDEDHDEMVIMKDIDMFSMCEHHLVPFVGRVHIGYLPNKQVLGLSKLARIVAIYSRRLQVQERLTKQIAVAITEALQPAGVGVVVEATHMCMVMRGVQKMNSKTVTSTMLGMFREDPKTREEFLTLIRS; the protein is encoded by the exons ATGTCTCTGCCAGATCGCTTACCGTCCTCAG CGGTAGCAGCGGTACCATGGAGAAGGGCCCGGTTCGGGTGCCGGCGGAGAAGCCGCGGTGTGGAAGATAACGAGCTGAACCTCCCCAACCTGGCGGCCGCCTATTCGTCCATCCTGCGCTCTCTGGGCGAGGACCCCCAGCGGCAGGGGTTGCTCAAGACGCCCTTGAGGGCGGCCAGGGCCATGCAGTTCTTCACCAAGGGCTACCAAGAGACCATCTCAGATGTCCTGAACGATGCTGTATTTGATGAAGATCATGATGAGATGGTGATTATGAAGGACATAGATATGTTTTCCATGTGTGAACATCATCTAGTTCCATTTGTGGGAAGGGTCCATATCGGTTATCTTCCTAACAAGCAAGTCCTTGGCCTCAGCAAACTTGCCCGGATTGTAGCAATCTATAGTAGAAGACTGCAAGTCCAAGAACGTCTTACAAAACAAATTGCAGTGGCAATCACGGAAGCCTTGCAGCCTGCAGGAGTTGGGGTAGTGGTTGAAGCAACACACATGTGTATGGTAATGCGAGGGGTGCAGAAAATGAACAGCAAAACTGTGACCAGTACAATGCTGGGTATGTTCCGGGAAGATCCCAAGACGCGGGAGGAGTTTCTCACTCTCATTCGGAGCTGA